A stretch of the Pedobacter sp. MC2016-14 genome encodes the following:
- a CDS encoding M20 family metallo-hydrolase, with amino-acid sequence MIEKLQDDSLVLLKQLISIQSFSREEDKTATLIEQFLQERSVKTHRKLNNIWAYNKHFDAQKPTVLLNSHHDTVKPNSGYTRNPYQPDVEEGKLYGLGSNDAGGCLVSLIATFLYFYEQEGLSYNICLAATAEEEISGTNGLECILPELGELDFAIVGEPTEMQLAIAERGLLVLDCTATGKAGHAAREEGENAIYKALKDIEWFRTYRFSKVSEMFGPLKMSVTIINAGSQHNVVPATCTFTVDVRVTDAYTNEEVLKIIRTNVNCEVKPRSVRLKPSSIEKSHPVVQSGLALGRTTYGSPTTSDQALLSIPSVKVGPGDSARSHMADEYVFVKEIAEGIELYINILKPVIHGK; translated from the coding sequence ATGATAGAAAAACTGCAGGATGATAGTTTAGTGTTGTTAAAACAACTGATCAGTATCCAGTCCTTTAGCAGAGAAGAGGATAAAACGGCAACTTTAATTGAGCAATTCTTACAAGAAAGATCGGTTAAAACGCATCGTAAACTAAATAATATTTGGGCATACAATAAACATTTTGATGCTCAAAAACCTACTGTACTTTTAAACTCTCATCACGATACAGTAAAACCCAACTCGGGTTATACCCGTAATCCTTACCAGCCAGATGTTGAGGAAGGAAAGCTCTACGGCCTTGGCAGTAATGATGCCGGTGGTTGTCTGGTTTCCTTAATCGCCACATTTTTGTACTTCTATGAGCAGGAAGGTTTAAGTTATAACATCTGTCTTGCCGCCACTGCAGAAGAAGAAATTTCAGGAACCAACGGCCTGGAGTGCATTCTCCCGGAATTGGGTGAATTGGATTTTGCCATTGTTGGTGAACCTACAGAGATGCAACTGGCCATAGCAGAAAGGGGATTGCTGGTTTTGGATTGTACGGCTACAGGAAAGGCCGGGCATGCCGCACGTGAAGAAGGTGAAAATGCAATTTATAAAGCGTTAAAAGACATTGAATGGTTCCGTACCTATCGTTTTTCTAAGGTGTCGGAAATGTTTGGCCCTTTAAAAATGTCGGTAACCATCATTAATGCGGGTTCTCAGCACAATGTGGTGCCTGCAACTTGTACATTTACCGTTGATGTGCGGGTAACGGATGCTTACACGAATGAAGAAGTACTTAAAATTATCCGCACCAATGTAAATTGTGAGGTTAAACCACGGTCTGTGCGGTTAAAACCATCTTCTATAGAAAAGTCCCATCCTGTGGTACAATCTGGCTTGGCCCTTGGCAGGACCACCTATGGTTCTCCCACCACTTCAGATCAGGCGCTGTTGAGCATTCCCTCTGTAAAAGTGGGGCCAGGTGATTCAGCACGGTCGCACATGGCAGATGAATACGTTTTCGTAAAGGAAATTGCCGAAGGCATTGAATTGTACATTAATATTTTAAAACCTGTAATCCATGGTAAATAA
- a CDS encoding peptide chain release factor 3, which yields MIHPEIEKRKTFAIISHPDAGKTTLTEKFLLFGGAINTAGAVKRNKANQSSTSDFMEIEKQRGISVATSVMGFEYSDKRINILDTPGHKDFAEDTYRTLSAVDSVILVVDCVKGVEEQTEKLMSVCRMRNTPVIIFINKMDREGKEAFDLLDEIENKLNISLCPLSWPIGQGHTFKGVYSIYNKHLNLFEPDKTKISEPVIEVNDLNDESLTQFLKPKELSGLKDDLELVHGVYGDLDKSMYTEGLLAPVFFGSAINNFGIKELLDTFIDIAPSPRSREAEQREVLVNEKNFSGFVFKIHANLDPKHRDRIAFLRICSGKFERNKFYYHTRQQKKLKFSNPMDFMANEKSIVEEAWPGDVVGLYDSGNFKIGDTLTEGEQLQFKGIPSFSPEIFKEVENLDPLRTKQLEKGIQQLTEEGVAQLFVQQPGNRKIIGAVGDLQFEVIAFRLEHEYGAKAHFRMLSYTRSNWVTSTDKKKLEEFLKRKQQHIGEDKDGNPVYLADNDFMINMTKRDYPDIEFHKTSEFK from the coding sequence ATGATTCACCCTGAAATAGAAAAAAGAAAAACGTTTGCCATTATCAGTCACCCGGATGCCGGTAAAACTACTTTAACAGAAAAGTTTTTGTTATTTGGTGGTGCCATCAATACGGCCGGAGCTGTAAAGCGAAATAAAGCCAACCAAAGCAGTACCTCCGATTTTATGGAGATTGAAAAGCAACGTGGAATTTCCGTAGCGACTTCTGTAATGGGCTTTGAGTATAGCGACAAACGGATCAACATCCTGGATACCCCTGGTCACAAGGATTTCGCGGAAGATACCTACAGAACATTATCTGCGGTAGATAGTGTGATCCTAGTGGTAGATTGCGTTAAGGGTGTGGAAGAGCAAACGGAAAAGTTAATGTCGGTATGCCGCATGCGGAATACACCGGTAATCATTTTTATCAATAAAATGGACCGGGAGGGTAAAGAGGCTTTCGACTTGCTTGACGAAATAGAAAACAAATTGAACATTAGCCTTTGTCCTTTGTCATGGCCTATTGGGCAAGGACATACCTTTAAAGGCGTATATAGCATCTATAACAAACACTTAAATCTTTTTGAACCAGACAAAACCAAAATCAGCGAGCCGGTTATTGAGGTTAACGACCTGAATGATGAAAGTTTGACCCAATTCCTTAAGCCAAAAGAACTTTCGGGCTTAAAAGATGACCTGGAGCTGGTTCATGGCGTTTACGGAGACCTGGATAAAAGCATGTATACGGAAGGCTTACTTGCCCCTGTATTTTTTGGCAGTGCCATCAATAACTTTGGGATTAAAGAATTGCTGGATACTTTTATTGACATTGCACCAAGTCCGAGAAGCAGGGAAGCGGAGCAGCGGGAAGTATTGGTAAATGAAAAAAACTTTAGTGGCTTTGTATTTAAAATCCATGCCAACCTGGACCCTAAACACCGCGACCGGATTGCTTTCTTAAGAATTTGCTCTGGTAAATTTGAACGAAACAAGTTCTACTACCATACCCGCCAGCAAAAGAAACTAAAGTTCTCTAATCCGATGGACTTCATGGCCAATGAGAAAAGTATTGTAGAGGAAGCATGGCCGGGTGACGTAGTTGGTTTATACGATAGTGGCAACTTTAAAATTGGAGACACCTTAACTGAGGGAGAACAATTGCAATTTAAGGGCATTCCAAGCTTCTCTCCCGAAATATTTAAGGAAGTAGAGAACCTTGACCCTTTAAGAACCAAACAGCTTGAAAAGGGCATACAACAGCTTACGGAAGAGGGGGTAGCACAGCTCTTTGTTCAGCAGCCGGGTAACCGAAAAATAATTGGTGCCGTGGGTGATTTGCAATTTGAGGTTATTGCTTTCCGCCTGGAGCATGAATATGGGGCAAAAGCGCATTTTAGGATGTTAAGCTACACCAGATCTAACTGGGTAACTTCTACTGATAAAAAGAAATTAGAAGAGTTTTTAAAGCGGAAGCAACAACACATTGGAGAAGATAAAGATGGGAATCCTGTGTATTTGGCTGATAACGATTTTATGATTAACATGACCAAAAGGGATTATCCTGATATTGAATTCCACAAAACATCAGAGTTTAAATAA
- a CDS encoding aspartate aminotransferase family protein, with the protein MNLFDVYPLNDIEIVKASGSKVWDANGQEYLDLYGGHAVISIGHTHPHYVQRLTDQLNKVGFYSNSVKIALQVELAEKLGQVSGKTDYQLFLCNSGAEANENALKLASFYNNRKKIIAFKGAFHGRTSLAVACTDNPKIIAPVNETDNVIFLPHNDEAALAQAFADYGNEISAVIIEGIQGVGGIKEASVSFLQQIRSLCDQYNAVYIADSVQCGYGRTGLFYSHDYAGVAADVYTMAKGMGNGFPVAGISIAPKFKPWHYMLGTTFGGNHLACAAALAVLEIMEQDNLMQNAEEVGRYLITELKKFEEVKEVRGRGLMIGIDLPEELSQVKKNLLFKQHIFTGEAKPNVIRLLPALNLSMEHANQFLENFKIALKS; encoded by the coding sequence ATGAATCTTTTTGATGTATACCCACTTAATGATATAGAAATTGTAAAAGCATCCGGCAGCAAGGTCTGGGATGCCAACGGTCAGGAATATTTAGACTTATATGGGGGCCATGCCGTGATTTCCATCGGCCATACCCATCCGCATTATGTACAACGCCTTACTGATCAGCTTAACAAAGTTGGTTTTTATTCCAACTCTGTTAAAATTGCCTTACAGGTAGAGCTGGCAGAGAAACTTGGACAGGTTTCTGGTAAAACAGATTACCAGTTGTTCTTGTGTAACTCTGGTGCAGAAGCGAATGAGAATGCTTTAAAACTAGCTTCTTTTTACAACAACAGGAAGAAGATCATTGCCTTTAAAGGGGCCTTTCACGGCAGAACATCTCTTGCCGTTGCTTGCACAGACAACCCTAAAATTATTGCCCCGGTAAATGAAACGGACAATGTGATCTTTTTGCCACACAATGATGAGGCAGCTTTAGCGCAGGCATTTGCTGATTATGGAAATGAAATCTCTGCGGTTATCATTGAAGGTATTCAGGGTGTAGGCGGTATCAAAGAGGCTTCTGTAAGTTTCCTTCAGCAAATCCGTTCGCTTTGCGACCAATATAATGCGGTGTATATTGCCGATAGTGTACAATGTGGCTATGGCAGAACAGGGCTTTTCTATTCGCATGATTACGCGGGTGTAGCAGCGGATGTATATACCATGGCCAAAGGAATGGGCAACGGATTTCCTGTAGCAGGTATTTCCATTGCACCTAAGTTTAAACCATGGCACTATATGCTGGGCACTACTTTTGGCGGTAACCATTTGGCTTGTGCCGCTGCATTGGCCGTACTGGAAATAATGGAGCAAGACAACCTGATGCAGAATGCTGAAGAAGTTGGGCGCTACCTGATTACCGAATTAAAGAAATTTGAAGAAGTAAAGGAAGTCCGCGGACGTGGCTTGATGATTGGTATAGACCTTCCTGAAGAGCTAAGCCAGGTTAAAAAGAACTTGTTATTTAAACAACATATTTTTACCGGCGAAGCTAAGCCTAACGTTATCAGATTACTGCCTGCATTGAACCTGAGTATGGAACATGCGAACCAATTTTTAGAAAACTTTAAAATTGCCTTAAAAAGCTAA
- a CDS encoding acetylornithine carbamoyltransferase, producing MKQFTSVHDAGEITQLVEAALALKQNPYAHQDLGKNKTLGLVFLNPSLRTRLSTQKAAINLGMSVMVMNMDKEGWALETEDGVVMNGSTVEHIKEAAAVMGQYCDILGLRSFPKLLNRDEDYNEDFFNKFIKYCGVPVVSLESATRHPLQSLADLVTIRETWKAESKPKVVLTWAPHVKALPQAVPNSFAEWMCKAQAEGLVDFTIAQPEGYELSEDFTKGATILHNQEEALKDADYIYVKNWSSFKEYGKVLTYPDGWMMTNEKLKGTNDAKVMHCLPVRRDLELSSEILDGPNSLVIHEAGNRLWAAQAVLKDLLQNLS from the coding sequence ATGAAACAATTTACCTCTGTACATGATGCTGGAGAGATTACCCAGCTGGTTGAAGCCGCACTGGCACTTAAACAAAATCCTTATGCACATCAGGATTTAGGAAAGAACAAAACCCTTGGACTGGTTTTCTTAAATCCAAGTCTGCGTACCCGGTTGAGTACACAAAAGGCAGCCATTAACCTCGGTATGAGCGTAATGGTGATGAACATGGACAAAGAAGGCTGGGCATTGGAAACAGAAGATGGTGTGGTGATGAATGGCAGTACTGTAGAGCACATTAAAGAGGCTGCTGCGGTAATGGGGCAGTATTGCGACATTCTTGGGCTTCGCTCTTTCCCTAAACTGCTTAACCGTGACGAGGATTACAACGAAGATTTTTTTAATAAATTTATAAAATACTGTGGAGTACCTGTAGTAAGCCTTGAAAGTGCTACCCGCCATCCACTACAAAGTCTTGCCGACCTGGTGACCATTCGTGAAACCTGGAAGGCGGAAAGCAAACCTAAAGTTGTTTTGACCTGGGCGCCCCATGTTAAAGCTTTGCCACAAGCAGTACCCAATTCTTTTGCAGAATGGATGTGTAAAGCACAGGCAGAGGGCCTGGTAGATTTTACCATTGCACAGCCAGAGGGATACGAGCTTTCTGAGGATTTTACAAAGGGAGCGACCATTCTGCACAACCAGGAGGAAGCTTTAAAAGATGCAGATTATATTTACGTTAAAAACTGGTCTAGCTTTAAGGAATATGGTAAGGTACTTACTTATCCTGATGGATGGATGATGACCAATGAAAAACTTAAAGGCACCAATGACGCTAAGGTAATGCATTGTTTGCCAGTACGCCGTGATCTGGAACTGTCGTCTGAGATTCTTGATGGACCAAATTCACTGGTAATTCATGAAGCAGGTAACCGGTTATGGGCAGCGCAGGCAGTTTTGAAAGATTTATTGCAAAACCTATCTTAG
- the proC gene encoding pyrroline-5-carboxylate reductase: protein MEQYKGKIAILGSGNIGLSLAKGLVKANYVSPSQISLTRRNVAGLDAYAAHGYHVSTDNAAVVANADIVVLAVLPQQLNQLLDQIKGVLDVNKQLFISVASGVSCADVRNKLADQAQVVRAMPNTAIAIGQSMTCVATDNASEANVKEVVRMFETVGAVVKINEDLMTSATALCACGIAFFLRAIRAASQGGVEIGFHADEALKMAVQTAKGAADLLLQMESHPEQEIDKVTSPKGCTIAGLNEMEHNGFSSSLIKGIKLSAEKAGALYTKE from the coding sequence ATGGAACAATATAAAGGGAAAATAGCCATTTTAGGCAGCGGAAATATAGGTTTGTCATTAGCCAAAGGTTTAGTTAAAGCCAATTATGTAAGTCCATCCCAAATTAGCCTTACCAGGCGTAACGTTGCTGGTTTGGATGCCTATGCTGCACATGGCTATCATGTAAGTACAGATAATGCTGCGGTAGTAGCGAATGCTGATATTGTTGTACTTGCGGTATTGCCCCAGCAACTTAACCAACTTTTAGATCAAATAAAGGGTGTTTTAGATGTAAATAAACAATTGTTTATTTCTGTAGCCTCGGGCGTAAGTTGTGCCGATGTGAGAAATAAGCTTGCCGATCAGGCACAGGTTGTTCGTGCAATGCCTAACACAGCTATCGCTATTGGTCAATCTATGACCTGCGTGGCTACAGACAATGCTTCGGAAGCCAACGTCAAAGAAGTTGTGCGGATGTTTGAGACTGTAGGTGCCGTAGTGAAGATCAATGAAGATTTAATGACTTCTGCCACTGCCTTATGTGCCTGTGGTATTGCTTTCTTTTTACGCGCTATCAGGGCGGCTTCGCAAGGTGGGGTAGAGATTGGTTTTCATGCTGATGAAGCACTTAAAATGGCGGTGCAAACCGCTAAGGGCGCCGCAGATTTGCTTCTGCAAATGGAATCGCATCCAGAGCAGGAAATTGATAAAGTTACTTCGCCAAAAGGATGTACGATTGCCGGATTGAATGAAATGGAACACAATGGCTTTAGTTCTTCACTAATCAAGGGCATTAAATTGAGTGCCGAGAAAGCAGGCGCTTTATATACAAAAGAATAA
- the argC gene encoding N-acetyl-gamma-glutamyl-phosphate reductase — MKVRAGIVGGAGYTGGEMIRLLVNHPSVEIAFVNSSSNAGNLLSDVHTDLLGDTDLRFTDQLPQDIDVLFLCVGHGDAKKFLTANPIAEGIKIIDLSQDFRLKAAAGDQWVYGLPELNRERIKAASYIANPGCFATAIQLALLPLAAKGLLKNEVHINATTGSTGAGQSLSATSHFSWRNNNLSVYKAFEHQHLNEIGESLLQLAPEFNSELSFIPQRGDFTRGILAAVYTETELAAEEIEKLYEDYYAEHVFTHVSKKNIDLKQVVNTNKGLVHVEKHGNKVFIVSMIDNLLKGASGQAVQNMNLMFGLPERQGLNLKAAAF, encoded by the coding sequence ATGAAAGTTAGAGCAGGTATTGTTGGTGGCGCTGGCTACACAGGTGGAGAGATGATCCGCTTGCTGGTAAACCACCCATCAGTAGAAATTGCTTTTGTAAACAGCAGCAGTAATGCAGGTAATTTGCTTTCTGATGTACATACCGATTTACTTGGAGATACTGATCTTCGCTTTACAGATCAGCTTCCCCAGGATATTGATGTGTTATTTTTATGCGTAGGCCATGGTGATGCGAAAAAGTTTTTAACGGCCAATCCTATTGCTGAAGGCATAAAGATCATAGACCTTAGCCAGGATTTTAGGCTAAAAGCAGCCGCAGGCGATCAGTGGGTATATGGTTTGCCTGAATTGAACCGTGAACGTATCAAAGCTGCTTCTTACATTGCTAACCCTGGCTGTTTCGCCACGGCTATCCAGTTGGCTTTACTGCCTTTGGCTGCTAAAGGCTTGCTGAAAAATGAAGTGCACATCAATGCTACTACTGGTTCTACTGGCGCCGGACAAAGTCTTTCTGCTACTTCTCATTTTAGCTGGCGCAACAATAACCTTTCGGTGTATAAAGCTTTTGAACACCAACACCTCAACGAAATTGGGGAGAGCCTGTTGCAATTGGCTCCTGAATTTAATTCGGAATTGAGTTTTATCCCCCAACGCGGAGATTTCACGAGAGGCATTCTGGCGGCGGTATATACAGAAACTGAACTGGCTGCAGAGGAGATCGAAAAACTGTACGAGGATTATTATGCAGAACATGTGTTTACGCATGTGAGCAAAAAGAATATTGATCTTAAGCAGGTGGTAAACACCAATAAAGGGCTTGTACATGTAGAAAAACATGGAAACAAGGTCTTTATTGTAAGCATGATTGATAACTTGTTAAAAGGTGCAAGCGGACAGGCGGTGCAGAATATGAATTTAATGTTTGGATTGCCGGAACGGCAAGGCTTGAATTTGAAAGCCGCAGCATTTTAA
- the argH gene encoding argininosuccinate lyase codes for MKIWQKNVSVNKNIDTFTVGRDRELDLQMAAFDVLGSLAHVEMLESIGLLTAAELAEIQKELKHIYVDIEAGNFVIEDAVEDVHSQVEWLLTQRIGEAGKKIHSGRSRNDQVLVDLKLFFRYRIEEMVKNTEVLFNELISLSNSHAHQLLPGYTHLQIAMPSSFGLWFGAYAESLVDDLEMMLAAWKVCNKNPLGSAAGYGSSFPLNRTMTTELLGFETLNYNVVYAQMGRGKTERILAQAMSSIAATLAKMAMDVTLFINQNFGFISFPDELTTGSSIMPHKKNPDVFELIRSRCNKIQALPNEIAMMITNLPSGYHRDLQLLKETLFPSIISLNECLEMTTYMLQNISIKDDILKDPKYAYLFSVEVVNNLALDGVPFREAYKIVGESIEKGTFVPDTKVNHTHEGSIGNLCNQEITGMMNGVLQQFNFEKINTAIKNLLA; via the coding sequence ATGAAGATCTGGCAGAAAAACGTAAGCGTAAATAAAAACATAGATACTTTTACTGTAGGTAGAGACAGGGAACTGGATTTACAAATGGCAGCTTTTGATGTGCTGGGTTCACTGGCACATGTAGAAATGCTGGAAAGCATCGGGTTGCTGACTGCTGCGGAACTGGCAGAGATCCAAAAGGAATTGAAACACATTTATGTGGATATTGAAGCTGGAAACTTTGTTATTGAAGATGCGGTAGAAGATGTACACTCGCAGGTAGAGTGGTTATTGACCCAACGCATTGGTGAAGCTGGCAAGAAGATCCATAGCGGACGAAGCCGCAATGACCAGGTGCTGGTAGATTTAAAGTTATTTTTCAGGTACCGGATTGAAGAGATGGTTAAAAACACCGAAGTGTTATTTAATGAACTGATTTCGCTGAGCAATAGCCACGCCCATCAGCTGCTTCCCGGTTATACCCACCTGCAAATTGCTATGCCTTCTTCGTTTGGATTGTGGTTTGGTGCATATGCGGAAAGCCTGGTTGATGATTTGGAAATGATGCTGGCTGCATGGAAGGTATGCAATAAAAATCCATTAGGCTCTGCTGCCGGTTACGGTTCTTCCTTCCCGCTAAACAGAACAATGACCACAGAACTGTTGGGTTTTGAAACTTTAAACTACAATGTGGTTTATGCACAGATGGGCAGGGGCAAAACAGAGCGTATTTTAGCTCAGGCCATGTCTTCAATTGCGGCTACGCTGGCAAAAATGGCCATGGATGTTACTTTATTCATTAACCAAAACTTTGGCTTTATCAGTTTTCCTGATGAGCTGACTACCGGTTCGTCTATCATGCCGCATAAGAAGAACCCGGATGTATTTGAGCTGATCCGTTCCAGATGTAATAAAATTCAGGCTTTGCCTAATGAAATTGCGATGATGATCACTAACCTCCCTTCTGGCTATCACCGTGATTTGCAACTGCTCAAAGAAACACTTTTCCCTTCCATCATCTCCTTAAATGAATGTTTGGAAATGACCACCTATATGCTGCAAAACATCAGCATTAAGGACGATATTCTAAAAGACCCTAAATATGCTTATCTATTTAGTGTAGAGGTGGTGAATAACCTTGCGCTTGATGGTGTTCCTTTTAGAGAGGCTTATAAAATTGTTGGCGAAAGCATAGAGAAAGGTACGTTTGTACCCGATACAAAAGTAAATCATACCCACGAGGGTAGCATAGGCAACTTGTGCAACCAGGAAATTACAGGCATGATGAATGGCGTACTGCAGCAGTTCAACTTTGAAAAAATTAATACAGCCATTAAAAATTTATTGGCTTAA
- a CDS encoding pyridoxal phosphate-dependent aminotransferase: MKVSALASSLIGSEIIKIGNEVNEMKRKGAKIANLTIGDFDSNIYPIPAELKEGIVAAYQDNQTNYPPADGILPLRETVSAMLKERFALDYGTNEILVSGGSRPLIYATYLALIDPGDTVVFPAPSWNNNHYCHLTSARAIAVETDAAHNFMPTAAQLKPHLKGATLLALCSPLNPTGTMFTADQLAEICDAVLEENNSRAEGEKPLYLMYDQIYSLLTFGVDHVNPVSLRPEIRDYTIFVDGSSKCLAATGVRVGWGFGPADIINRMKALVGHMGAWAPKAEQVAMANYFNQTEVLDGFLAEFKSRIQDSLNALYTGFIALKEEGFSVDAVQPMGAIYLTIKIDYIGKTTPEGQVLKNSADVNFYLIKEALAALVPFSAFGNDEDMPWFRASVGACTLQDVKDMMPRIKAALSKLK, encoded by the coding sequence ATGAAAGTATCCGCTTTAGCAAGCTCTCTTATTGGCTCAGAAATTATCAAAATCGGTAATGAAGTAAATGAAATGAAACGTAAGGGTGCAAAAATCGCCAACCTTACCATTGGTGATTTTGACTCGAATATTTACCCAATTCCTGCTGAACTGAAAGAGGGTATTGTTGCCGCTTATCAAGATAATCAAACCAATTACCCACCTGCGGATGGTATTTTGCCATTACGTGAAACGGTATCGGCAATGCTTAAAGAAAGATTTGCGCTGGATTATGGCACCAATGAAATCTTGGTTTCGGGAGGCTCCAGACCGCTCATTTATGCTACTTACCTGGCCTTAATTGATCCGGGTGATACCGTAGTTTTCCCTGCACCATCATGGAACAATAACCATTATTGCCATTTGACTTCTGCCAGGGCTATAGCGGTAGAAACAGATGCAGCACATAATTTTATGCCTACGGCCGCACAGTTGAAACCACATTTAAAAGGAGCAACGTTGCTGGCACTTTGTTCTCCCCTAAACCCGACGGGAACCATGTTTACGGCAGATCAATTGGCTGAAATATGTGATGCGGTGCTGGAAGAAAACAACTCCCGTGCTGAAGGTGAGAAACCCCTGTACCTGATGTACGACCAAATTTATTCCTTACTTACCTTTGGAGTAGATCACGTAAATCCGGTGAGCTTAAGGCCTGAAATCAGAGACTACACCATCTTTGTAGATGGTAGTTCAAAATGTCTTGCTGCTACTGGTGTGCGTGTAGGATGGGGCTTTGGCCCGGCAGATATCATCAACCGCATGAAAGCATTGGTGGGACATATGGGTGCCTGGGCGCCTAAGGCCGAGCAGGTAGCTATGGCCAATTATTTCAACCAGACTGAAGTACTGGATGGCTTTTTAGCGGAGTTTAAATCACGGATACAAGATAGCTTAAATGCATTGTATACAGGCTTTATTGCGCTTAAAGAAGAAGGTTTTAGTGTAGATGCGGTACAGCCTATGGGCGCCATTTACCTCACTATTAAAATAGATTACATTGGTAAAACTACTCCCGAAGGTCAGGTGCTTAAAAATAGCGCAGATGTTAACTTTTATCTGATCAAAGAAGCCTTAGCCGCATTGGTGCCATTTTCTGCTTTCGGTAATGATGAAGATATGCCATGGTTCAGGGCATCTGTTGGCGCTTGTACTTTACAGGATGTGAAAGACATGATGCCAAGAATTAAAGCAGCACTAAGTAAGCTGAAGTAA
- the argB gene encoding acetylglutamate kinase — MKSQLTVIKIGGNVIDNSEKLHQFLLDFTALPGQKILIHGGGKIATELGLSLGIEAKMVEGRRITDIETLRIVTMVYAGLINKNMVAQLQAKGCNAIGLTGADGNIVKAVKRPVKDIDYGFVGDLDVSSVSSATLGQLLNAGLVPVLCAITHDGDTQLLNTNADTIASAVAVAMSDLYDTRLVYCFEKKGVLSDVDDDSSLVPEIRMNEFEGLKAEGVVSGGMIPKLHNAFEAIKSGVTEVYIGKADELVQINEGGFGTRLIQ, encoded by the coding sequence ATGAAAAGTCAGCTAACTGTTATTAAGATTGGTGGAAATGTTATAGATAATTCTGAAAAGCTACACCAGTTTCTGCTGGACTTTACCGCTTTGCCGGGTCAGAAGATTCTGATTCACGGTGGTGGAAAGATTGCAACGGAACTGGGTTTGTCACTAGGTATTGAAGCTAAGATGGTGGAAGGCCGTAGAATTACTGATATTGAGACCTTGCGGATAGTAACCATGGTTTATGCCGGACTGATCAATAAAAATATGGTAGCACAGTTGCAGGCTAAAGGTTGTAATGCCATTGGTTTAACTGGTGCAGATGGTAATATCGTCAAGGCGGTTAAACGTCCGGTAAAAGACATTGATTATGGTTTTGTTGGTGATCTGGATGTAAGTTCTGTTTCTTCAGCTACATTGGGTCAGTTGTTAAATGCGGGGCTGGTTCCTGTATTGTGTGCCATTACTCATGATGGTGATACCCAATTGTTAAATACCAATGCAGATACCATTGCCTCGGCCGTGGCTGTAGCGATGTCCGACTTATACGACACACGTTTGGTTTACTGTTTTGAAAAGAAAGGTGTACTTAGTGATGTAGATGATGACAGTTCTCTGGTTCCAGAAATCAGGATGAACGAATTTGAGGGCTTAAAGGCAGAAGGTGTGGTTTCTGGTGGAATGATCCCTAAGTTGCACAATGCATTTGAAGCTATAAAAAGTGGTGTAACCGAAGTATATATCGGCAAAGCGGATGAATTGGTACAAATAAATGAGGGTGGATTTGGCACCCGTTTAATTCAATAA